From Malaciobacter mytili LMG 24559:
AAGAAAGAATTTTTTCTATGGAACTTTTACATAGAAAACTTTATAAATCTAAAAATATAAATTATATCTCTTTTAAAAGTTATGTGATAGATTTAGTTAAAATTATCTCTCATTCATACGATATTTCAAATAATGTTTTGGTTGAATTTAAAATAGAAGAAATAAATTTAAATCTTGAAAAAGCAATACCTTGCGGAATTGTTTTAAATGAACTAATTACAAATGCATATAAATATGCTTTTACAAAACAAAATAAATCTATGTTAAAAATAATTATTTATAAAAAAGAAACAAATTTGATAATAATAGTAAAAGATAATGGAAAAGGATTAAAGGAAAATTTTAAGAAAATAAATAATAAAACTTTAGGTTTAAAACTTATAAATAAAATTGTGAAACTTCAGTTACTTGGGACCATTGAGTATATTTATGAAAAGGGTTCGAAATTTATAATTAAAATAAAGGATATATAGGGTTACTCACCTATATATCTCTTTCTTTGTGAGACTTTTAATTTATCTATATGAACTAAAATAAATCCATCTACACAATCACTAAAATTTGGGTCAATATTAAAAGCAAAAAATTCAACACCACCCTCTTCACAAACTTCACTATACTGCTTAAATAAAGTAGGAACTGCAACTCCCATATTATTTAAAGATGATTTTAAGATTTTAAAATCATTTTTCTTATCATTTAAAACAAATAACTCTTTAATATCTTGAATATTTGAAGAGTATTGATAAGCCAATCGTGCTTCAACAAAATTATTATCATTTAAATAATAGTGTGAATAATAAAAAATTAACATATCTTTTGCAATTTTAGGAAATGAAGCAGAAATAGAAACAGGACCAAACATATATTTAATATGTGGATTTTTCTTTAAATATGCACCTATTCCATACCATAAATAATCTAATGCTCTTGTTCCCCAATATTTAGGTTGAACAAAACTTCTTCCAAGCTCAATAGAGTTTCTTAGATATTCTGAAAATCCATTATGATATTTAAATAAAGTATTTGAATAAAAACCTTTTACTCCAATGTTTTTATTTATAAAGTCTCCATCTCCTATTCTATATGAACCAACTATTTCCAAATCATTTTCATCCCATAAAATAATATGTCTATAATAAATATCATATTTATCTGTATCTCTTTTTTTATTTATTCCCTCTCCAACTTTTCTAAAACTAAGTTCTCTTAATCTTCCTAACTCTTTTAAAACAATAGAGTCTTCACTATAGTCATACAAATAGATTTTTTTGCCATCTTTTGTTTCACCTATTAGTTCAGATTTTTTAAGCTCAGCAATTAAATCTTTTCTATTTTGAGGATGTGCAATTGCTTTTTGAGTTATAAAAAAAGATTTTTTTGTTTTTTTCAAAGAATATAGGTGCTTTTTATATAAATTAATAAGATATTTTTTATCAATACCTTTTGGTTTAATATGCTCATTTGAGATAAGTTCACCTATTTTAATATTAATATTTTTTGATTTTTTCTTAAACATTTCATGGGATAAAAGTAAAGTTGAAAAAGTTTTATTAATCACAGAAATAGTATAGAAAATTTTTGAATTTTTTCCATCAATAAAAATGGGTAGAATAGGAGCATTTGAATTTACTGCAAAGTTTAAAAAACCTTTATTCCAAATAGGGTCTTTTATTCCTTTTGCACTTGCTCGGCTAACTTCACCAGCTGGAAAAATAATAATTGCTTCATCATTATTTAATGCTTCATAAACTGCTTTAATATCATTTTTTGATTGCCTATTTTTAAAGTTATCAATAGGAATCATTAAAGTTTTTAAAGCCTCAAATCCTACTAAAAAATCATTTGCAACAATCTTTACATCTTGTCTAATACTTCCAATTAATTTTAATAAACATAAGGCATCAAGACCACCTAATGGATGATTTGCAATAATTACAACTTTCCCTGATGTGGGTATATTTTGTAAGTCGTTGCTTGAAACTGTATAGTCAAAATCAAAGTAATCTAAAACTGCATCTACAAATTCAAAACCTTTTAAATGAGAATTTTTAATTAAAAAATCATTTATATGTTCTTCATGAACTATTTTTTTTGCAATATTTAAAATTGATTTGCTTAAAAAATTGCCTTTTTCTTTAATTTTAGGGAATTTTT
This genomic window contains:
- a CDS encoding lysophospholipid acyltransferase family protein; amino-acid sequence: MINVEEEIIKKFPKIKEKGNFLSKSILNIAKKIVHEEHINDFLIKNSHLKGFEFVDAVLDYFDFDYTVSSNDLQNIPTSGKVVIIANHPLGGLDALCLLKLIGSIRQDVKIVANDFLVGFEALKTLMIPIDNFKNRQSKNDIKAVYEALNNDEAIIIFPAGEVSRASAKGIKDPIWNKGFLNFAVNSNAPILPIFIDGKNSKIFYTISVINKTFSTLLLSHEMFKKKSKNINIKIGELISNEHIKPKGIDKKYLINLYKKHLYSLKKTKKSFFITQKAIAHPQNRKDLIAELKKSELIGETKDGKKIYLYDYSEDSIVLKELGRLRELSFRKVGEGINKKRDTDKYDIYYRHIILWDENDLEIVGSYRIGDGDFINKNIGVKGFYSNTLFKYHNGFSEYLRNSIELGRSFVQPKYWGTRALDYLWYGIGAYLKKNPHIKYMFGPVSISASFPKIAKDMLIFYYSHYYLNDNNFVEARLAYQYSSNIQDIKELFVLNDKKNDFKILKSSLNNMGVAVPTLFKQYSEVCEEGGVEFFAFNIDPNFSDCVDGFILVHIDKLKVSQRKRYIGE
- a CDS encoding sensor histidine kinase — translated: MKNLFDLKCFLFIEILLVIIIFLFAFLLKKVFENKKSLKSLKEKDLLLKEVQHRAKNNLALIIGLIQLQEELSDKKTKKALIDIQERIFSMELLHRKLYKSKNINYISFKSYVIDLVKIISHSYDISNNVLVEFKIEEINLNLEKAIPCGIVLNELITNAYKYAFTKQNKSMLKIIIYKKETNLIIIVKDNGKGLKENFKKINNKTLGLKLINKIVKLQLLGTIEYIYEKGSKFIIKIKDI